The genomic region ATGATGGACTCGGCCTGCTCGACGCCGAGCGATTCGCCCGTCTCGGGGACCCGCACCGTGACGTCCTGTATCTCGGGCCACTTGTAGAGCTCTGCCTCGATGTTCCCGGTGGTGATATCGGCCACCGAGCAGCCGCTACAGCCGCCGCCGAGTTCGATGACGACCTCACCGGTCTCGGGGTCGGCCTCGCGGACGGCACTGGTCCCGCCGTGCATCTGGATGATCGGCATCTCGCGGGCGAGCCAGCGTTCGAGGCGCTCTTTCAGCGTGTCCCCCTCGCCGTCTGACGAGTCGGTACTCATTACCGAACCGTAGGCGGCCCGAACGTGAGAAAGCTTTGGGTCTCGTTCGCACGATTCCGCAGGAACGACCGTGAGGAACCGGGTTACTCCCGGTTGCGCTGGCGGAGGAGTCGTGCCCCGGCCAGCCCCGCACCGGCGAGCGTCGCGAGGATACCGAAGCCCGGCGTGGCGCTGGTCGACGCGTCGTCTTCAGTGGTCGGTGCCTCGGTGGCCGTGGCTGTCGGGGTCGGGGTCGCCGTCTCGGTCGGCGTGGGCGTCGGGGTCGCGGTGGCAGTCGTCTCCGTCGTCATCGGCCGGTCCTCGCCCCACCACACGTCGGTCGGTACCTCGTCCATCTCGCCGGCGGTGTCGGGGAACGTCACGAGGCCCTCTGCGTTGACGCTCCCGACCTTGTGCGCCGAGGCCACGTAGAACTCGCCGTCGACGGCGGTCCGGGCGGTCCAGAACGCGTAGGTGCCGGGGTCGGCCCACCACGCGATGCGCTCGGGGTTCTCGGGGTCCGACACGTCGTGGACCGTCACGCCGCCCTGGTACCAGCTGGTGTAGAGGCGGTCACCCCGAATCTCGAAGTTGTGCGCGGTCGTCCACGTCCCGTTCCGGTAGGTGTTGCTCACCGAGTTCGGCGCGTCGATAGCCGACAGCTTCTGCGGGTTCGCGGGGTCGCTGATGTCGAAGAGTTCGAGGCCGGACGGGCCGCCCTCGTCGTCGTCCGGGTTGGTGTCCCAGGACTCGCCGCCTTCGAC from Haloarchaeobius sp. HME9146 harbors:
- a CDS encoding NifU family protein, which translates into the protein MSTDSSDGEGDTLKERLERWLAREMPIIQMHGGTSAVREADPETGEVVIELGGGCSGCSVADITTGNIEAELYKWPEIQDVTVRVPETGESLGVEQAESIMGVDRTEGGRGDWGSSNPGKDHF